The genomic DNA CAGGTGAGCACCGGAACCATGTATGCCGGGGTTGCGGATGGATCAGTGGATGCAACGATCTCTTCATGGTTGCCAACCACCGATAAAAGTTACTGGAACCGGTACAAAGATCAATTGAACGACATCGGCACCAGCCTGAAAAAAGCACCACAAGGACTCTACGTTCCCGACTATATGGATATCGATTCAGTTAAAGATTTAGCCAACAACAAAAACAATGTTGGTCAAAAGACTGGATGGACCGTCACTGGCATTGATGCTGGAGCCGGGGAAATGCAGATTATAAAAGACAAAATGTTCCCGGCATATGGGTTAAACGATAAATGGGATTTAAAAGCCAGTTCTAGTCCAGCCATGCTTGCCACAGTAAAAAAGGCCATTGATGACCATAAGCCAATCGTCGCTGTTCTATGGCAGCCACATTGGGCCGTTAGTCAATGGGATATGAAGCTATTGAAAGATTCAAAGGATGTGTTCAAAAAGCCGGATGATATTCATACGCTTGCCCGTAAAGGTTTCAAGGCAGACGCTCCAGCAGCTTATCAAATTCTCAATCAATTCCACTGGGAAAAGAAAGATATGGAAAAAGTTATGACCATGATCCACAATGACATGGAACCCAAAGCAGCCGCCAAAAAATGGATTAAGAACAACCAAGATCTTGTCTCTGAATGGACCAAAGATCTTAAATAAACGACAACCATTCAAATTTAAAAACCCGGTTCAATATGTCTATACAGACATGTCTTGAATCGGGTTTTCTTAACTTGATTTTGGCTTCATTTTTACCACCCTTTTTTGATAAACCAGTCAACGTCCTATTCTATGTCTCTCACATCACTAGGATAATGAACACCAAGATATATTCGACTCACTCCGATAAGCAGAACAAGAATAACCATCGATACAGCAGCTATCCACTTTCGCACATGTGATTGGATGAATAAAAAAAGAAAACATCCTAACATTCCGTAAAAAATTATTGCATTCGTCGAGTGACCGCACGGGAAACTATAGCCTGTTTCTTCAATTAATCGTCTAATCTCCGGTCGCCAAACTACACAGTCATTTTATATAGGGGATCATGTTCAGAATTGTATTCTGAAGGGATACAGCCTGTTCTCTAGCTCCAGAATTATTTGTCTGTTTTGAATAGCTTTCAAGGTCTGCATAGACCTTTTCAAGAGCATCAACTAATAAAGACCCTTTATGAATCACAGGAGTCGTAGTTTTCTCATCATATAGGTCAACATAGACATTTCCTTTTGAATCAATTTGTGCCAGAAAAACATCTCCAAAGTCCAGAGCTCCATACTTTTTTATCTCTCCTAAGAGCCATTCTTTTGAATAACCTAACGCCAATAATCCCTTCTCCAAAAGAGTCCCATCCATAATGACAATGGTTGGACCATGTTCCCTATCTACCGTCATACCTAATGTCGTTGGCGTCACAGACTGTTGTTCTGTTTTCTTCATAACACTTAGTTGACCGTTCGTTTCTAAAACAGCCATTTCAATATCCGACAATTTAAATATATTTTTCTCTCTCAGTAAAAGCATAAGCTCATCTATCGCCATTTGGTTCTTCTTCAGATTCCTTTCTTTCACTTCCCCGTTTTCGATCACAATAGAAGGCTTCCCGTCCGTTAGCCGTAGAAATGTTTTGGATTTTAGACCTGCAAAAGCTAATATTATAGGAAAAAGTCCCCATATTATCAGTGCCATCAGTCCGTTTGAAATTTTTATGTTTTGATCAACAGACATACTGGCAGCAATAGATCCAATTGTAATTCCTACGCAGTAATCAAAAAAAGTGACTTGGGATAATTGTTTCTTGCCCATAACCCTGGCCATGAACAACAGCAGAATAAAAGCACCAATAGAACGAATTAAGGTGAGTAGAAATTCTGGCACTCAAAACTCCTCCAATTAGCAAATGAACTATGATATGTATGCTTTATTATTGGACAACCTAAAACTATCCATTCAATAAGGAGGTATTAAATATGTTGAAAAGAGTGATCTTTCTATCCTTTTTATTAATAACCGTTACAGGGTGTACAAATCGGATAGGAGGAGATATATTTTTCAATCAAATCGATGAGCTACAATATTCTTTAAATCATTCGGAGTGGGAGCAATTCACAAATGAGGCGAATGAATTAAAGCGTTTATATGAAGAGGATAAATGGGTCCTACAATTACTGGGGGATGAGGGAGAGTATGAAGCATTACATGAAAACATTAACCAACTCATCGCTGCTACCAAAGAAAAGGATAGAACACAAACGCGTGTTTCTTTAGCTTCCATCAGAACGTTATTACAAAATATATATACCATGTGAGTGGGATCATCTATCTTTGCTCTGTTATGACATCATTGTAGAAAGAGAAAAGTTATTAAAGGGAACACTTTTCCTTGACAACAAAATAATTAATTCAGGACAATGCTCACCCCCCCATTTGTGTTACAAATATTAGGTCCATTAGATTAATTTCAAACACACATTACCTTTACAAGTGCATAGGCTAATTTATATATTTAGTGAAAGGATGGAGAAACATGTACTATAATCCTTATATATATCCATGGCAATATCAATATCCTTACTATGCAAATGTACCAATGAATCATTATGGAAGACAGCCGATTTACGGGGGCTCTCCTAATGAAGGAGGATATGCAAACGGATTTAATGGTTCTCGATCTTCCAATGGTAATGGTCATATTTCTTTAACAGACTATGGACCAAATCCATTTGTGGTAAATATTAATGAAGCATCAAAGCAAAACGATACGTTTCGTACCGCGTTGTGGACAGGAGAGCATTTACAAGTTACTTTAATGAGTATCGCCGTTAGGGAAGATATTGGCTTGGAGATTCATCCTAATGTTGATCAATTCATACGTATTGAACAAGGTCAGGGAATTGTTCAAATGGGTAAAAATAAAGATAATTTAAACTTTAAAAGCAATGTCTATGATGATTCTGCAATCATCATACCTGCAGGAACGTGGCATAATGTAACCAATACAGGTAATACTCCGTTAAAACTATACTCGATCTACGCTCCACCTAATCATCCATTCGGTACTGTACATGTTACCAAACAAGATGCAATGACTGAAGAAGAAGGTCATGACAACGAAAATTGAGCATATTTCTACAAATTTATATTTAGCTATGTCAGCTTATATGGATCGTAAAAATTATACAGGCATGGCAAAGTGGCTCAGGCTTCAATCAGAAGAGGAGCGCACACATATGTTAACCTTAATTGATTATTTATCTGGGAAAGATGGGGTTGTAAAACTTAGTGAGGTTCCAGCACAATCTACCAATTTTGGAACACCTCTTGAAACTTTTCAATCAGTTTTGAAGCATGAGCAGTATGTGACAAATTCGTATCGTCAAGCTTATGATTATATTAAACAAGTAGATCCACAAACAACGGTCATTATTCAGGATTTTCTAAGAGAACAAATTGATGAGGAAGCACAATCATTAACCATAGTGGAACGTCTTAAATTAGCGGGGGATAATCCTTCAGCATTATTACTTCTTGATCAAGAACTTGGTCAAAGACAGAACAGTGTAGCTCCTGCTGGTTAATATCTACAATAATGTTATTCCTTCAGATAAAAACTCTGATTCATCGTCACTTTTTGTGAAATGCCAGGTCAGATGATTTTGTTTTTAGTTGTGAATCAATTTCATCATTTAAAACTAAAACAGAAAATCCAAACATTTTTAAGTGTGCCTAGCCTGTTGATTTCCACTCTAGGCGGACGCTTTCCGCGGGCATGGCTTGAGCCTCCTCATGCTTCGCATTGCGGGGTCTCAAGACTCATGCTATTCCCGCAGGAGTCGCCGCCTGCCGTTCCAATCAACGATGTTAACGCGCTGAATGGACAAACATTAATACATTAGACCGTTCGAGTGTTCGAATCAATAACGAAATTGTGCCTCTACTTTAGCCCGAATAATAATCTGCCCAGGTTCAATAGGGGTTGACATACTATCTTCCATCGCAGCAAATGTTTGAAAGGTTTGCGGTGTTTCGATCGTCTCTTCTATGATTTTAAGTGGAATAGAATCAAAATTAACATTTAAAGTTTCAGCAATCGTCTGTGCCTTTGCAAAAGCATTCTTTAAAGCATTATTCAGCGCTCGCTGATAGTATTGTTGTTGATTTTCAATCGTGAATTGGATATTGGACACTCGATTCACACCGTTTTTAACAGCAAGATCAATCATCCGTCCGGCTTGATCGATGTTTTTCATTTTAAGGGTGATTATATTTGTCACCTGGTACCCTCTGAACACTTGTTTCCCATCTACATAATCATAACTAGGATTGATGTTATAAGCAGATGTTTTTATATTTTCTCTTGAAATGCCCTCCTGTACAAGAGCTTCGATAACTTGATTCATTATATGCGTATTTTCCTGTTGAGCTTGATTGAGTCGTTCGCTCTTGGTAACAACCTCTAACTGTATACTGACAGTGTCCGGTTCAACCGAGAAGCTTGCATCACCATTAACAGTCATAATGCGGGAAGCATCCTGTCTATATAGTTCTCCATAAGGATAATACACAATTATCCCACCTTTCAGATTGCCTTTTTTCTAATATATGCGCATAAATATCATAATAGTAATGTTTTTGATTCTTAATGTTCCTGTGGAGTGCTAAACACGCCGTTCATTTTCCCACCTTTTTTGGTAATAGCTAAGTCACCCTGTACAGGGTGACTTTTATAGGTTCGCTCTATAAATTACAATAATATTGCGAAATTAAATATAGTACAACCATTCCAAATCATTGAACGACAAACCTGCTATTAATTTAATCATTTAATTCATAACGTTTCCCCTTGACAAGAAAAATGATGCTTTCCGCAATATTCGTTACATGATCGGCAATCCGTTCGATATAGCGGCAAACAAACGCCAGCTGTGTGATTTGCGCCATATTTTCCGGCTGTTTTGAAGCCAATTCAAGTAGTTCCTGAATTAACTCTCCATAAAGTTTGTCAACCTTGTCATCCGTTTCCGCTAACGTTCTTGCCAGAGCAACGTCTTCCTCATCATACGCCTTTAAACCGTCCGCCAACATCTTTAAGGCGATTTCCGCCATCTTTGGGATATCCTCCAGCGGTTTAATCAATGAAGAATTTCCGATGCGAATCGTTGATTTGGCAATGTTAACGGCAAAATCACCTACCCTTTCGATATCCGTGGAAATTTTGACAGCCGCCATAATTCGTCTTAGATCAGAGGCAACAGGCTGTTGTTTAGCGATCATTAAAATCACCTGGTCATTGATGTCTTCTTCCAGTTCATTGATCTTATAATCGTCGTCAATGATTTGTAATGACGTTTCAATATCCTGACCTTTTAATGCTTCAACAGCTTGTTGTGCCGCCGATTCACTTAGACGCCCTAACGAAAGAAGGCTGGTTTTTAATTCATCAAGTTCCGCCTTGAAATTCCCTCGAACGACCATCTTGATCACTCCCGTTTTAGAATTGACTCCCTTCTATCCAAAGCGACCGGAAATATAGTCTTCCGTCCGTTTGTCTGAAGGATTTGAAAACAGCTTATTGGTTTCCGATTGTTCAATGACCTCCCCGTTCAGAAAAAATGCGGTTTGATCGGAGATTCGCGCGGCTTGCTGCATATTATGAGTGACAATGACGATACTGATATCTTTCTTCAATTCTTGAATGAGTTCCTCTATTTTTAAGGTTGAAATGGGATCTAAGGCCGAGGTCGGCTCATCCATTAATATGACATCCGGATCAACCGCTAAACAACGGGCAATACAAAGGCGTTGCTGCTGTCCACCTGACAGGCCGTAAGCATTGGTGTTGAGACGTTCCTTAACCTCATCCCATATAGCTGCACCCTTTAGACTTTTTTCAACGATTTCCTTCAGTTTCTTCTTATTTTTTATTCCTTTAAGCCTTGGCCCGTAGGCCACATTATCAAAAATCGATTTTGGAAACGGATTTGG from Tuberibacillus sp. Marseille-P3662 includes the following:
- a CDS encoding glycine betaine ABC transporter substrate-binding protein; protein product: MTRKMSISSLTMIIILSMVLSACGSNGSSASNGNDSGKSDVNLGQKEVTLAYVSWESAVASNNVMKQVLENVGYNVTIKQVSTGTMYAGVADGSVDATISSWLPTTDKSYWNRYKDQLNDIGTSLKKAPQGLYVPDYMDIDSVKDLANNKNNVGQKTGWTVTGIDAGAGEMQIIKDKMFPAYGLNDKWDLKASSSPAMLATVKKAIDDHKPIVAVLWQPHWAVSQWDMKLLKDSKDVFKKPDDIHTLARKGFKADAPAAYQILNQFHWEKKDMEKVMTMIHNDMEPKAAAKKWIKNNQDLVSEWTKDLK
- a CDS encoding phosphatase PAP2 family protein; its protein translation is MLGCFLFLFIQSHVRKWIAAVSMVILVLLIGVSRIYLGVHYPSDVRDIE
- a CDS encoding DUF421 domain-containing protein; this encodes MPEFLLTLIRSIGAFILLLFMARVMGKKQLSQVTFFDYCVGITIGSIAASMSVDQNIKISNGLMALIIWGLFPIILAFAGLKSKTFLRLTDGKPSIVIENGEVKERNLKKNQMAIDELMLLLREKNIFKLSDIEMAVLETNGQLSVMKKTEQQSVTPTTLGMTVDREHGPTIVIMDGTLLEKGLLALGYSKEWLLGEIKKYGALDFGDVFLAQIDSKGNVYVDLYDEKTTTPVIHKGSLLVDALEKVYADLESYSKQTNNSGAREQAVSLQNTILNMIPYIK
- a CDS encoding DUF4363 family protein, whose protein sequence is MLKRVIFLSFLLITVTGCTNRIGGDIFFNQIDELQYSLNHSEWEQFTNEANELKRLYEEDKWVLQLLGDEGEYEALHENINQLIAATKEKDRTQTRVSLASIRTLLQNIYTM
- a CDS encoding cupin domain-containing protein, whose protein sequence is MYYNPYIYPWQYQYPYYANVPMNHYGRQPIYGGSPNEGGYANGFNGSRSSNGNGHISLTDYGPNPFVVNINEASKQNDTFRTALWTGEHLQVTLMSIAVREDIGLEIHPNVDQFIRIEQGQGIVQMGKNKDNLNFKSNVYDDSAIIIPAGTWHNVTNTGNTPLKLYSIYAPPNHPFGTVHVTKQDAMTEEEGHDNEN
- a CDS encoding ferritin; translated protein: MTTKIEHISTNLYLAMSAYMDRKNYTGMAKWLRLQSEEERTHMLTLIDYLSGKDGVVKLSEVPAQSTNFGTPLETFQSVLKHEQYVTNSYRQAYDYIKQVDPQTTVIIQDFLREQIDEEAQSLTIVERLKLAGDNPSALLLLDQELGQRQNSVAPAG
- a CDS encoding SIMPL domain-containing protein, encoding MYYPYGELYRQDASRIMTVNGDASFSVEPDTVSIQLEVVTKSERLNQAQQENTHIMNQVIEALVQEGISRENIKTSAYNINPSYDYVDGKQVFRGYQVTNIITLKMKNIDQAGRMIDLAVKNGVNRVSNIQFTIENQQQYYQRALNNALKNAFAKAQTIAETLNVNFDSIPLKIIEETIETPQTFQTFAAMEDSMSTPIEPGQIIIRAKVEAQFRY
- the phoU gene encoding phosphate signaling complex protein PhoU, which produces MVVRGNFKAELDELKTSLLSLGRLSESAAQQAVEALKGQDIETSLQIIDDDYKINELEEDINDQVILMIAKQQPVASDLRRIMAAVKISTDIERVGDFAVNIAKSTIRIGNSSLIKPLEDIPKMAEIALKMLADGLKAYDEEDVALARTLAETDDKVDKLYGELIQELLELASKQPENMAQITQLAFVCRYIERIADHVTNIAESIIFLVKGKRYELND
- the pstB gene encoding phosphate ABC transporter ATP-binding protein PstB, translated to MQTVEKINTAVYNIQDLNLWYGDHHALQNIQFDIQENQVTAIIGPSGCGKSTFIKTLNRMVEMTPNVKVAGEILYRDSNIFDSKYHVEALRNRVGMVFQKPNPFPKSIFDNVAYGPRLKGIKNKKKLKEIVEKSLKGAAIWDEVKERLNTNAYGLSGGQQQRLCIARCLAVDPDVILMDEPTSALDPISTLKIEELIQELKKDISIVIVTHNMQQAARISDQTAFFLNGEVIEQSETNKLFSNPSDKRTEDYISGRFG